One part of the Desulfonema ishimotonii genome encodes these proteins:
- the leuC gene encoding 3-isopropylmalate dehydratase large subunit, which yields MGMTITEKILAAHAGLDHVTPGDLISAKVDVALGNDITAPIAIKRFRDAGAEKVFDKDRVILVPDHFVPNKDIQSAMQVKTVREFAREQGLTYFFDGGEMGVEHAILPEKGLVLPGDLVIGADSHTCTYGGLGAFSTGVGSTDLAAAMITGEVWLRVPEAMKFVFTGELSPWVEGKDLILYLIGDIGVDGALYRSMEFTGPVIDKLSVEGRMTMANMAIEAGGKNGIIAPDALTEEYVSGRAVREYQFYQSDADAEYAEVREYDVSTIEPQVAFPHLPENTRGISEVGDVPIDQVVIGSCTNGRIEDMRSAAAILKGHRADKNVRLIIIPTTPHIYRTAMEEGLFEIFMDAGAVISPPTCGPCLGGHMGILAQGERAVATTNRNFVGRMGHPESEVYLSNPAVAAASAILGKIAGPAEVVGS from the coding sequence ATGGGTATGACAATAACAGAAAAAATACTGGCCGCCCACGCAGGTCTGGATCATGTGACTCCGGGCGATCTGATCAGCGCAAAAGTGGATGTGGCCCTGGGCAATGATATCACCGCGCCCATTGCCATCAAACGGTTCCGGGATGCCGGGGCCGAAAAGGTGTTTGACAAAGACCGGGTGATTCTGGTGCCGGACCACTTTGTGCCCAACAAGGATATCCAGTCGGCCATGCAGGTGAAAACGGTTCGGGAATTTGCCCGCGAACAGGGGCTGACCTATTTTTTTGACGGCGGCGAGATGGGCGTGGAACATGCCATTCTCCCGGAAAAGGGGCTGGTGCTGCCCGGCGATCTGGTGATCGGCGCAGACAGCCACACCTGTACCTACGGCGGTCTGGGCGCTTTTTCCACGGGCGTGGGCAGCACGGATCTGGCCGCAGCCATGATCACCGGCGAGGTCTGGCTCAGAGTGCCGGAGGCCATGAAGTTTGTCTTCACAGGCGAACTCAGCCCGTGGGTGGAGGGAAAAGATCTGATTCTCTACCTGATCGGTGACATCGGTGTGGACGGGGCGCTTTACCGGTCAATGGAATTCACCGGGCCGGTGATTGACAAACTGAGTGTGGAGGGGCGGATGACCATGGCCAACATGGCCATCGAGGCGGGCGGGAAAAACGGCATTATCGCGCCGGATGCCCTTACGGAAGAATATGTGTCGGGCCGTGCTGTGCGGGAATATCAGTTCTACCAGAGCGATGCCGATGCCGAATATGCCGAGGTCCGGGAATACGATGTCAGCACCATTGAGCCCCAGGTGGCGTTTCCGCATCTGCCGGAAAATACGCGGGGCATCAGTGAGGTGGGGGACGTGCCCATTGATCAGGTGGTGATCGGCTCCTGCACCAATGGCCGGATTGAGGACATGCGCTCGGCAGCGGCCATCCTGAAGGGCCACCGGGCAGACAAAAATGTCCGCCTGATTATCATTCCCACCACGCCCCATATCTATCGCACGGCAATGGAGGAAGGGCTGTTTGAGATTTTCATGGATGCGGGCGCGGTCATCAGCCCACCGACCTGCGGCCCCTGCCTGGGCGGACATATGGGCATCCTGGCACAGGGGGAACGGGCCGTGGCCACCACCAACCGGAACTTTGTGGGCCGCATGGGCCACCCGGAAAGCGAGGTCTATCTCTCGAACCCGGCGGTTGCGGCGGCGTCGGCAATTCTGGGGAAAATCGCCGGACCGGCGGAAGTCGTTGGCAGTTAG
- a CDS encoding glycosyltransferase family 4 protein: MTSIIGIFFVSLLSSLMLTPLVAQLARKYNIVDQPSARKVHTRSIPRAGGVAICLAFFLPFGAALAYPTRIFELLTADGNLMIFAMGAFLAFFLGLWDDIRRLDAKFKFAVQILIALIAYASGLKIQAISVFNITPWDLGFFSLPVTVFWFLLVTNAINLIDGLDGLAAGISLFVSVILLVICITSQRYLVAMGFAALCGATLGFLRYNFNPASIFMGDSGSYFLGYMLAGLSIMGSLKGPATVAILIPVIALGIPLMDVLFAPVRRFILGKKLFLPDKNHLHHRLLQMGFTHRNAVLLLYSITIITGILAIVMVHAKNDDIALILFILGSGVILGIRKLGYMNYIGMNKVQNWFRDVTDEMGISQGRRSFLSCQVEISESPDMNSLWDNVCKALDTLDFDMAEMHLEKTTLWQNIGKALCKLGFDTAELLQNIQMNDPGGICTHMSWRKNGFDVDGACKECLLRMQLPLIGKDGQSFGSIWLIKDLKRDAISHCTLRRVEHLRRSVLGSLQVLIGGQV; the protein is encoded by the coding sequence ATGACATCCATCATTGGTATCTTTTTTGTATCTCTGCTATCGTCCCTGATGTTAACGCCCCTGGTGGCGCAACTGGCCCGAAAATATAACATTGTGGACCAGCCTTCGGCGCGCAAAGTGCATACGCGGAGCATCCCCAGGGCGGGCGGCGTCGCCATATGTCTGGCCTTTTTTCTCCCCTTTGGCGCAGCACTGGCCTATCCCACGAGAATATTTGAACTGCTCACGGCAGACGGCAACCTGATGATTTTTGCGATGGGCGCTTTCCTGGCTTTTTTTCTCGGACTATGGGATGATATCCGAAGGCTGGACGCCAAATTCAAATTTGCCGTGCAGATCCTGATCGCCCTGATCGCCTATGCCAGCGGCCTGAAGATACAGGCGATTTCCGTGTTCAATATCACGCCCTGGGATTTGGGATTTTTTTCACTTCCGGTCACGGTATTCTGGTTTTTGCTGGTCACAAACGCCATCAACCTTATTGACGGGCTGGACGGGCTGGCAGCAGGCATCAGTCTGTTTGTGTCGGTCATCCTTCTGGTGATCTGTATCACATCCCAGAGGTATCTGGTCGCGATGGGATTTGCGGCATTGTGCGGGGCCACACTGGGGTTTCTGCGATATAATTTTAATCCGGCCTCCATTTTCATGGGTGACAGCGGCAGCTACTTTCTGGGCTACATGCTGGCCGGTCTTTCCATTATGGGATCTCTCAAAGGCCCGGCAACCGTTGCCATTCTCATCCCGGTCATCGCGCTGGGCATTCCGCTGATGGATGTCCTCTTTGCGCCGGTCCGACGGTTTATTCTGGGCAAGAAACTCTTTTTACCCGATAAAAACCACCTGCATCACCGGCTGCTTCAAATGGGATTTACCCACCGCAACGCGGTGTTGCTCCTGTACAGCATCACAATCATCACGGGCATTCTGGCGATTGTAATGGTTCACGCAAAGAATGACGATATTGCACTGATTCTCTTCATTCTGGGGAGTGGCGTCATCCTGGGTATCCGCAAGCTTGGCTACATGAACTACATTGGTATGAACAAAGTTCAGAACTGGTTCAGGGATGTGACAGATGAGATGGGAATCAGCCAGGGGCGAAGAAGCTTTCTCAGTTGTCAGGTTGAAATATCCGAGTCCCCGGACATGAATTCGCTCTGGGACAATGTGTGCAAGGCGCTGGACACACTTGATTTTGACATGGCGGAAATGCACCTGGAAAAGACGACCCTCTGGCAGAATATCGGGAAAGCCCTGTGCAAGCTGGGATTTGACACCGCCGAACTGCTTCAGAATATCCAGATGAATGATCCCGGCGGTATATGCACTCATATGTCATGGAGAAAAAACGGATTTGACGTTGACGGTGCGTGCAAAGAATGTCTGCTCAGAATGCAACTGCCCCTCATCGGCAAAGACGGGCAGAGTTTCGGGTCGATATGGCTGATCAAGGATCTGAAACGCGATGCCATCAGCCACTGCACCCTGCGTAGGGTGGAGCATCTCAGAAGAAGTGTGCTGGGGTCGCTCCAGGTGCTGATCGGCGGGCAGGTGTAA
- a CDS encoding 3-isopropylmalate dehydratase small subunit, with the protein MEITGKVWRFGDDVDTDLIIPARYLNTSDPAELAKHCMEDADPEFAGRVSPGDIIVAGKNFGCGSSREHAPIAIKAAGLACVIAKSFARIFYRNSFNMGLPILECPDTDLFEAGKALTVNFDTGEIMLVGDDTRFSSKPIPPFMQELVQSGGLMQHIRKRLGGSDQ; encoded by the coding sequence ATGGAGATTACAGGAAAGGTATGGCGGTTCGGGGATGATGTGGATACGGATCTGATTATCCCGGCCCGGTATCTGAATACCAGTGACCCGGCAGAGCTGGCAAAACACTGCATGGAGGACGCCGATCCGGAATTTGCAGGCAGGGTTTCCCCCGGCGACATCATTGTGGCGGGCAAGAATTTCGGGTGCGGCTCATCCCGGGAACATGCGCCCATTGCCATCAAGGCAGCAGGCCTGGCCTGTGTCATCGCCAAAAGCTTCGCCCGGATTTTTTACCGGAACTCCTTTAATATGGGACTGCCGATTCTGGAGTGCCCGGATACGGACCTGTTCGAGGCAGGCAAAGCGCTGACGGTCAATTTTGACACGGGTGAAATCATGCTGGTCGGAGATGACACCCGATTTTCCAGCAAGCCGATTCCGCCGTTTATGCAGGAGCTGGTTCAGAGTGGCGGGCTGATGCAGCACATTCGGAAGCGGCTCGGCGGCAGTGATCAATAA
- a CDS encoding glycosyltransferase family 4 protein, with protein sequence MKICLVHNEYGKPSGEETVVRAIRAPLEKNGHEVIPFFRSSAEIPAMRFGQVRAFFTGLWSPASARTMRRIIAEHRPDIVHIHNLFPLISPSVLTECRKAGVPVVMTVHNYRLICPNGLFMKHGQSCEKCSGGHEYWCVIKNCEENYFKSIGYSLRNAVARRFRFYLDNVTIYAALTEFQRKKLISEGFPDDRIIVLPNMVNFNTDNKQYIGDYIGYAGRISLEKGMPTLIDAARKSVNIKFKAAGNYDSMPFLPEQCPANFEFLGHIDSEKLNKFYNKSRVMVLPSICYEGFPMGIVEAMLHGKPVICSRIGGLPEIVEDGVTGLLFETGNSQELAEKIQYLWERPELCEKMGEAGREKVLREYTPRKYYERLMEVYQKAMDIKNDM encoded by the coding sequence ATGAAAATCTGTCTTGTCCACAACGAATACGGCAAACCGAGCGGTGAAGAGACGGTTGTCAGGGCTATCCGCGCCCCTCTTGAAAAAAACGGACACGAGGTAATTCCTTTTTTTCGCAGCAGCGCGGAAATTCCGGCCATGCGGTTCGGACAGGTGCGGGCCTTTTTCACGGGCCTGTGGAGTCCTGCATCCGCACGGACAATGCGGCGGATTATCGCGGAACACCGGCCTGATATCGTCCATATCCACAACCTGTTTCCGCTAATTTCCCCTTCTGTTTTAACTGAGTGCCGGAAAGCCGGCGTTCCGGTTGTAATGACGGTTCATAATTACCGCCTGATCTGCCCCAACGGTCTTTTTATGAAGCACGGACAAAGTTGTGAAAAATGTTCCGGAGGACATGAATACTGGTGTGTAATAAAAAATTGTGAGGAAAATTATTTTAAAAGTATAGGTTATTCGCTGCGGAACGCCGTTGCCAGAAGATTTCGGTTTTATCTCGATAATGTCACAATATATGCGGCTTTAACAGAATTCCAGCGTAAAAAACTGATCAGCGAAGGTTTTCCAGACGACAGAATTATTGTTCTTCCGAACATGGTAAACTTTAACACTGATAATAAACAATATATAGGGGACTATATCGGATATGCGGGCCGGATTAGTCTGGAAAAAGGTATGCCCACTTTAATTGATGCTGCCCGGAAATCCGTAAATATTAAGTTCAAGGCTGCCGGGAATTATGACTCAATGCCTTTTTTACCAGAGCAATGCCCTGCCAACTTTGAATTTTTGGGGCATATTGATTCAGAAAAATTAAACAAATTCTATAACAAAAGCCGGGTTATGGTTTTGCCCAGCATCTGTTATGAAGGTTTTCCAATGGGAATTGTTGAAGCCATGCTGCATGGCAAGCCCGTTATCTGCTCACGAATCGGCGGATTACCGGAGATCGTTGAGGACGGGGTGACAGGGCTATTATTTGAGACAGGAAACTCTCAAGAGCTTGCGGAAAAAATCCAGTATCTCTGGGAGCGGCCTGAATTATGCGAAAAAATGGGAGAGGCAGGCCGGGAAAAAGTATTAAGGGAATATACACCTCGAAAATACTATGAACGTCTGATGGAAGTTTATCAAAAAGCGATGGATATTAAAAATGACATGTGA
- a CDS encoding WecB/TagA/CpsF family glycosyltransferase, producing MTCENILEYPVTILAQKACIRRIISQIISGLKGRYFACANPHSLQVAEKDPVFQQALKNADMIVPDGVGMVIASKLLGGKIRSRITGTDIFLGLSSELNRMGGFSVFFLGSTEENLAKIKKKMAHDFPHIRVAGTYSPPFRPEFSDEDNRLMAEAINRARPDVLWVGMTAPKQEKWIFQNRDRLNVKFIGPIGAVFDFYTGNVRRSHPVFQKMGLEWLPRLLQQPRRLYKRMLVSAPKFLMRVIVQSFSF from the coding sequence ATGACATGTGAAAATATTTTGGAATATCCGGTAACAATTCTGGCACAAAAAGCCTGTATCCGAAGAATTATTTCCCAGATCATATCCGGTCTGAAAGGCAGGTATTTCGCCTGCGCCAATCCCCACTCCCTTCAGGTTGCTGAAAAAGACCCGGTTTTCCAGCAGGCATTAAAAAATGCTGATATGATCGTGCCCGATGGCGTGGGAATGGTTATTGCCTCAAAATTGCTCGGCGGTAAGATTCGCAGTCGTATTACCGGCACGGATATCTTTCTCGGCCTCAGCAGCGAACTGAACCGGATGGGGGGCTTCAGCGTTTTTTTTCTGGGGTCCACGGAGGAAAATCTGGCGAAAATCAAGAAGAAAATGGCGCATGATTTTCCCCATATCCGGGTTGCCGGAACTTACTCACCGCCGTTCAGGCCGGAATTCAGTGACGAGGACAACCGCCTGATGGCAGAGGCGATCAACCGAGCCAGGCCGGATGTCCTCTGGGTCGGCATGACAGCCCCCAAACAGGAAAAATGGATTTTCCAGAACAGAGACAGGCTGAATGTGAAGTTTATCGGTCCCATCGGCGCGGTTTTTGACTTTTATACGGGAAATGTCAGACGCTCCCACCCCGTATTTCAGAAGATGGGGCTGGAGTGGCTGCCCCGTCTGTTACAGCAGCCCCGGCGTCTTTACAAACGTATGCTGGTTTCCGCCCCGAAGTTTTTAATGCGGGTCATTGTGCAGTCGTTTTCATTTTAA
- the gmd gene encoding GDP-mannose 4,6-dehydratase, protein MKRALITGITGQDGAYLSEFLLKQNYEVHGIKRRSSSFNTGRVDHLYQDRHEEDVRFILHHGDLTDATNLIRIIQDVQPDEIYNLAAQSHVQVSFETPEYTANSDALGTLRLLEAIRILKLEQKTRFYQASTSEMFGKVQETPQKETTPFYPRSPYAAAKVYAYWITVNYREAYNIFGCNGILFNHESPIRGETFVTRKITRAVARISLGLQETLYLGNIDSKRDWGHARDYVRAMWLMLQQDQPDDFVVATGETHSVREFVEKAFEEAGMRIRWEGTGLDEVGTDENSGKVLVRIDPRYFRPTEVNFLLGDPSKARQMLGWKAEIPFEELVRMMIQEDMKEARKDQLCREEGFQTFNHFE, encoded by the coding sequence ATGAAACGTGCGCTCATTACGGGTATTACAGGACAGGACGGTGCCTATCTCTCAGAATTTTTATTGAAACAGAATTATGAGGTTCACGGCATCAAGCGCCGTTCATCATCCTTTAACACGGGCAGAGTGGACCACCTGTATCAGGATCGTCATGAGGAAGATGTCCGGTTTATCCTCCATCACGGCGACCTGACCGATGCCACAAACCTCATTCGCATTATTCAGGACGTGCAGCCGGACGAGATCTACAATCTGGCGGCCCAGAGCCATGTGCAGGTCTCTTTTGAAACGCCGGAATATACGGCCAATTCCGATGCCCTGGGCACGTTGCGGCTTTTGGAGGCCATCCGCATTCTGAAGCTGGAGCAGAAGACCCGTTTTTATCAGGCCTCCACCAGCGAAATGTTCGGCAAGGTACAGGAAACGCCTCAGAAGGAGACCACGCCGTTTTACCCCCGAAGCCCCTACGCGGCAGCCAAGGTCTATGCCTACTGGATCACGGTCAATTACCGGGAAGCCTATAATATCTTCGGCTGTAACGGCATTCTCTTCAACCACGAGTCACCGATCCGGGGGGAAACCTTTGTGACCCGGAAAATCACCCGCGCCGTGGCCCGGATCAGCCTCGGATTGCAGGAGACCCTTTATCTGGGCAACATTGATTCCAAAAGGGACTGGGGACATGCCAGGGATTATGTCCGGGCCATGTGGCTGATGCTTCAGCAGGATCAGCCGGATGACTTTGTTGTGGCAACGGGTGAAACCCATTCGGTCCGGGAGTTTGTGGAAAAGGCCTTTGAAGAGGCCGGAATGCGGATCAGATGGGAGGGAACGGGCCTGGATGAAGTGGGGACAGATGAGAACAGCGGCAAGGTGCTGGTCCGAATTGACCCCCGTTATTTCCGTCCCACGGAGGTGAATTTTCTTCTGGGCGATCCTTCAAAGGCCAGGCAGATGCTGGGGTGGAAAGCGGAAATTCCCTTTGAGGAACTGGTTCGCATGATGATACAGGAAGATATGAAAGAAGCGCGGAAGGATCAGCTCTGCCGTGAGGAAGGTTTTCAGACATTTAACCATTTTGAGTAG
- a CDS encoding GGDEF domain-containing response regulator: MGGLITDLPQADVNILIVDDDATVRYLLNEFMENMGYVSYKAASGEEALEALKVHRVDVVITDIMMPGMDGLKLTELIRLNYDIEVIVMTGYSGDYSYEEVINKGASDFVFKPVRFEELLLRLRRVLKERFLKEELRKLAISDDLTKLYNARHFYKQLLAEIDRYRRYRHPLSLLLLDIDHFKEYNDSYGHLEGNDVLARMGQVIRSCLRRMDSAYRYGGEEFTVILPETAGTEARNVAMRISSEVAGEAFYPKSVREKVSVTISVGVAEYCSGEEMEAFIRRADMAMFKSKQEGRNRINFLTPDDPSPL; the protein is encoded by the coding sequence ATGGGGGGTCTGATCACGGACCTGCCTCAGGCAGATGTGAATATCCTGATAGTCGATGATGATGCGACCGTCAGATATCTCCTGAATGAGTTCATGGAGAATATGGGGTATGTATCATATAAGGCGGCCAGCGGAGAGGAGGCCCTTGAGGCTCTGAAGGTTCACCGGGTCGATGTGGTCATCACCGATATCATGATGCCCGGCATGGACGGGCTGAAGCTCACGGAACTGATCCGGCTCAATTACGATATTGAGGTGATTGTGATGACCGGCTACAGCGGCGATTACTCCTATGAAGAGGTGATTAACAAAGGGGCCAGCGATTTTGTGTTTAAACCGGTGCGGTTTGAAGAGCTGCTGCTCCGGCTCCGACGGGTTCTGAAGGAGCGGTTTTTAAAAGAGGAACTTCGCAAGCTGGCCATCAGCGACGATCTGACGAAACTCTACAATGCCAGACATTTTTACAAACAGCTGCTGGCTGAGATTGACCGGTATCGCCGGTATCGCCATCCCCTCTCCCTTCTCCTGCTGGATATCGATCATTTTAAAGAGTATAATGACAGCTACGGGCATCTGGAAGGAAATGATGTTCTGGCCCGGATGGGGCAGGTGATTCGGTCATGCCTCCGGCGGATGGACTCCGCATACCGCTACGGCGGGGAGGAATTTACTGTCATTCTGCCTGAAACTGCGGGGACTGAGGCCCGGAATGTGGCAATGCGGATCAGCTCAGAGGTTGCCGGTGAAGCGTTTTATCCGAAATCTGTCCGGGAGAAAGTCTCGGTCACCATCAGCGTCGGCGTGGCTGAGTATTGCAGCGGAGAGGAGATGGAGGCCTTTATCCGGCGGGCGGATATGGCGATGTTCAAGTCAAAGCAGGAAGGCAGAAACCGCATCAATTTTCTCACACCGGACGATCCGAGCCCGCTTTAG
- the lepA gene encoding translation elongation factor 4 translates to MKHIRNFSIIAHIDHGKSTLSDRLIQATDIVSDRDFKDQILDSMDIERERGITIKSQTVCLPYRAKTGQHYSLNLIDTPGHVDFSYEVSRALASCEGALLLIDASQGVEAQTLANMYLAMEHDLEIIPIINKIDLPSADVERVKAQIEEDLGLDPDTAILASAKEGIGIEEVLEGAVNLLPPPEGDPDAPLKALIFDSHYDPFRGTIVHFRVIDGKIRAGDTIRFMFNNATYRVEEVGIFRIVRVPRKELTAGEVGYMIAGIKTVSDTRCGDTVTLHSHPCDAPMSGFKETKPVVFSSIYPVASDAYEELAVAMEKLKLNDAALIYEKDSSVALGFGFRCGFLGLLHLEVVQERLEREYDLSLILTAPSVQYEITLNDGTTEIIDNPALYPDPTLIQNTREPYIRAAIIVPDRYMGAVMKLCLERRGINKNYQYLTNNRLEMIFEIPLAEVVYDFYDRLKSVTQGYGSFDYDIIDYRDTDLVKLDILINGDRVDALSQLVHRERSVMRGRRACEKLKEEIPRQMFKIAIQGAIGGKIISRATVSPFRKDVTAKCYGGDISRKRKLLEKQKKGKKRMKMVGQVEIPQSAFLSVLKSEGD, encoded by the coding sequence ATGAAGCATATTCGTAATTTCAGCATTATTGCACATATTGACCACGGCAAATCCACATTGTCCGACCGCCTGATTCAGGCCACGGATATTGTCTCCGACCGGGACTTTAAGGATCAGATTCTCGACAGCATGGACATCGAACGGGAGCGGGGGATTACCATTAAAAGCCAGACCGTGTGCCTGCCCTACAGGGCAAAAACCGGACAGCACTATTCACTGAACCTCATTGACACTCCCGGTCATGTCGATTTCAGCTATGAGGTGTCCAGGGCGCTGGCGTCCTGTGAGGGCGCACTGCTGCTCATTGATGCCAGCCAGGGGGTGGAGGCCCAGACCCTGGCCAACATGTATCTGGCCATGGAACACGATCTTGAGATCATACCGATTATCAACAAAATCGACCTGCCGTCCGCCGACGTGGAGCGGGTAAAGGCCCAGATCGAAGAGGATCTCGGACTGGACCCGGATACGGCTATCCTCGCATCAGCCAAAGAGGGCATCGGCATTGAAGAGGTGCTGGAAGGGGCGGTGAACCTGCTGCCGCCGCCGGAGGGTGATCCGGATGCCCCCCTGAAGGCGCTGATTTTCGACTCTCACTACGACCCGTTCCGGGGAACCATCGTCCACTTCCGGGTTATTGACGGGAAGATCCGGGCCGGTGATACCATCCGGTTCATGTTCAACAACGCGACCTACAGGGTCGAAGAGGTGGGGATATTCCGGATCGTCCGGGTTCCCCGCAAAGAGCTGACCGCCGGGGAGGTGGGCTACATGATCGCCGGCATCAAGACGGTGAGCGATACCCGGTGCGGTGACACCGTCACCCTGCACAGCCACCCCTGTGACGCGCCCATGTCCGGCTTTAAAGAGACCAAGCCGGTGGTCTTTTCCTCGATCTACCCGGTGGCGTCCGACGCCTACGAAGAGCTGGCCGTTGCCATGGAAAAGCTGAAGCTCAACGACGCGGCCCTGATTTATGAAAAGGACAGCTCGGTGGCCCTGGGCTTCGGGTTCCGGTGCGGCTTTCTGGGACTGCTTCATCTGGAGGTGGTCCAGGAGCGCCTGGAGCGGGAATATGATCTCTCCCTGATCCTGACGGCCCCGTCGGTCCAGTATGAGATCACCCTCAACGACGGCACCACGGAGATCATCGACAACCCGGCCCTCTACCCCGATCCGACGTTGATCCAGAACACGCGGGAGCCGTATATCCGGGCCGCCATCATTGTCCCGGACCGGTATATGGGCGCGGTGATGAAACTCTGTCTGGAGCGCCGGGGAATCAACAAAAACTACCAGTATCTGACCAATAACCGGCTGGAGATGATCTTTGAGATTCCCCTGGCCGAGGTGGTGTATGATTTTTACGACAGGCTCAAATCCGTTACCCAGGGATACGGCTCCTTTGACTATGATATTATTGACTACCGGGACACGGATCTGGTCAAGCTGGATATCCTGATCAACGGCGACCGGGTGGACGCCCTGTCCCAGCTTGTTCATCGGGAACGGTCGGTCATGCGCGGCCGCAGGGCCTGCGAAAAGCTGAAAGAGGAGATCCCCCGGCAGATGTTCAAGATCGCCATCCAGGGGGCCATCGGTGGCAAGATCATCTCCCGCGCAACCGTGTCACCGTTTCGCAAGGATGTGACAGCCAAATGTTACGGCGGCGACATTTCCCGCAAGCGCAAGCTTCTGGAGAAACAGAAAAAGGGAAAAAAACGGATGAAAATGGTGGGCCAGGTGGAAATCCCACAGTCCGCGTTCCTTTCGGTCCTGAAATCAGAGGGCGATTAA
- a CDS encoding GDP-L-fucose synthase family protein, which produces MNRDAKIYVAGHRGLVGSAILRKLREQGCRNIISRTHRELDLTSQDAVKDFFEKERPEYVFLAAAKVGGILGNATYPADFIYQNLAIQTHVIHAAWQYRVKRLLFLGSSCIYPRDCPQPMKEEYLMTGPLEPTNAPYAVAKIAGIEMCWAYNRQYGTRFIPVMPTNLYGIHDNFNLETSHVLPALIRKFHLATLAGRGDWEAIQKDEACYGPVPPDIRAALGMSDTSGHIPRVVLWGSGSPRREFLHADDLADACVSVMSHKDVAHEVASGPFLLNIGCGTDLTIREIAETVAHITGFDGTVIWDADKPDGTPQKLLDVSRLNALGWQPRTPLAQGVQEVYDWYVCQY; this is translated from the coding sequence ATGAATCGGGATGCCAAAATATATGTGGCCGGTCACCGGGGGCTTGTGGGATCGGCCATTTTGCGGAAACTCCGGGAACAGGGCTGTCGGAATATCATTTCCAGAACACACCGTGAACTGGATCTGACCTCTCAGGATGCTGTAAAAGATTTTTTTGAAAAAGAGCGGCCCGAATATGTCTTTCTGGCGGCCGCAAAAGTCGGCGGGATTCTGGGGAATGCAACGTACCCCGCCGATTTTATCTACCAGAATCTTGCCATACAGACCCATGTGATTCACGCGGCCTGGCAGTACCGGGTGAAACGCCTGCTCTTTCTGGGCAGCTCCTGTATTTATCCCAGAGACTGCCCCCAGCCCATGAAGGAAGAGTACCTGATGACCGGGCCTCTGGAGCCGACCAATGCGCCCTATGCCGTGGCGAAAATCGCGGGCATTGAAATGTGCTGGGCGTACAACCGGCAATACGGCACCCGGTTCATCCCGGTGATGCCCACCAATCTCTACGGAATCCATGATAATTTTAACCTGGAAACCTCCCATGTGCTGCCCGCCCTGATCCGCAAATTCCATCTGGCAACACTGGCGGGCCGGGGGGATTGGGAGGCCATACAGAAAGATGAGGCCTGTTACGGCCCCGTTCCGCCGGATATCAGAGCGGCTCTGGGAATGTCTGACACGTCCGGGCACATCCCCCGGGTGGTGTTGTGGGGATCGGGATCACCCCGGCGGGAATTTCTTCACGCGGACGATCTGGCCGACGCCTGCGTGTCCGTGATGAGCCATAAAGACGTGGCGCATGAGGTCGCGTCCGGGCCATTTCTGCTCAATATCGGGTGCGGTACGGACCTGACCATCCGGGAAATCGCGGAGACGGTCGCGCACATCACGGGCTTTGACGGAACTGTGATATGGGACGCGGATAAACCGGACGGCACGCCTCAGAAGCTGCTGGATGTCTCACGCCTCAATGCGCTGGGCTGGCAGCCTCGGACCCCTCTGGCGCAGGGTGTTCAGGAAGTATACGACTGGTATGTATGCCAGTACTGA
- a CDS encoding antibiotic biosynthesis monooxygenase family protein, translated as MAVKILIKRQVPENKSRELGLLLRQLRTQTTNRDGYISGETLKRFDKPDESLVISTWRSADDWREWVLSKERNSIQEKIDELLGVETEYEIYTYI; from the coding sequence ATGGCTGTTAAAATTCTGATCAAACGACAGGTTCCCGAAAACAAATCCAGAGAACTGGGCCTGCTTCTCAGGCAACTGAGAACCCAGACCACAAACCGCGACGGGTATATCTCCGGTGAAACCCTCAAGCGTTTTGACAAGCCGGATGAAAGTCTGGTGATCAGCACATGGCGGTCTGCGGATGACTGGCGGGAATGGGTGCTGAGCAAGGAGAGAAACAGTATTCAGGAGAAGATCGACGAACTGCTCGGTGTGGAAACGGAGTATGAAATATACACCTATATCTGA